GATGCACGCCATCCTCCCGCGGCGACAAGGGCAAGGCCGGAGTCAGGCGCAGCTCAGGCGCATCGGAGTCTCCTCGCCATTGCGCCCCGCTTCCGTCCAGCATTCGACCGCTGCCGCAACTTCCCAGCCAGACGCGGCGCCATTGCCGCCAGGTTTCCGGCGCCTGTTTCATCAACTGCATGCCTTCCAGGCTGTCGCCCACTCTCAATGCCCGGATAACGCCAAGCTCCCGCCCCGGCAAACGCAGCCGCCACTCTCCCGCAGAAAAGTCGCTTGGGAGCCATGGCAGGGACTTGCATCCGAGCCGGCCATGAGCGGACAGGTCCCGCGCCAGCAGCCGCAGCACCCATCGCGCATCCTGTGTCCGGCTCATCCTGTGTTCGACGGTCCTCGCGCCCTGCAGCACCGTGATCAGCGCTGTCAGCGATAGCGCAAACACCAATGAGGCAAGCGCAGCGGCAATCAACATGCCCAGCAGCGTCATGCCCTGTTGCCGCCTAAGGTCGCAGCGGCCAGACACCGGCATGCTCCAGCCACTTGCCGCCCAGACGGGCGCGCCAGGCGACGCGCACCGCCCATTCGCCTTTGCCGTCGCAACCGGCATTCGCCAAGGTGGGCCTGACCTTGCTGTCGCCGCGGCAAACGATGCCGCGGGCCCGCACGCTTCTTCCCTCGGCTTGCAAGGCCCGCTTGAAACGGAACAAGGCCGCATCGG
This genomic window from Chromobacterium phragmitis contains:
- a CDS encoding PilW family protein yields the protein MSGRCDLRRQQGMTLLGMLIAAALASLVFALSLTALITVLQGARTVEHRMSRTQDARWVLRLLARDLSAHGRLGCKSLPWLPSDFSAGEWRLRLPGRELGVIRALRVGDSLEGMQLMKQAPETWRQWRRVWLGSCGSGRMLDGSGAQWRGDSDAPELRLTPALPLSPREDGVHLPSMQLWLPRERRYRLEAVGRGYRLLVRDWEGGLSDGEERLVLDGVKRMELRLLERQGCGETARWSWRAPGSWPAGQVPQAARLSLEWYPDDRETPVSQLELELALDAAPVCGAAR